A genome region from Ottowia testudinis includes the following:
- the yajC gene encoding preprotein translocase subunit YajC, producing the protein MFISNAYAQAAPAAAAGGGDMSSSLMSMLPLVLMFVVLYFIMIRPQMKKQKEHRAMIDALAKGDEVVTAGGMLGKVASLSDSQIGLQIANGVEVQMQRSAVVQVLPKGTIK; encoded by the coding sequence GTGTTCATCTCTAACGCTTACGCCCAAGCCGCCCCCGCTGCCGCCGCAGGAGGCGGAGATATGTCTTCGTCGCTCATGAGCATGCTGCCGCTGGTGCTGATGTTCGTGGTGCTGTACTTCATCATGATCCGGCCGCAGATGAAGAAGCAGAAAGAGCACCGCGCCATGATCGACGCCCTGGCCAAGGGCGATGAAGTGGTGACCGCTGGCGGCATGCTGGGCAAGGTTGCTTCGCTCTCCGACAGCCAGATCGGTCTGCAAATCGCCAATGGCGTCGAGGTTCAAATGCAGCGCAGCGCCGTGGTGCAGGTGCTGCCCAAGGGAACCATCAAGTAA
- the secD gene encoding protein translocase subunit SecD: MNRYPVWKYIVILITLVVGGLYTLPNFFGEAPAVQVSAAKATVRVDAATLSRVESVLQTAGMTPERLTHEGNSVWARFDTTDTQLKAKYAIERALNTDPAEPSYIVALNLVPRSPAWLAAFNAKPMYLGLDLRGGVHFMLQVDMRTAITKRLDTLANDIRVALREKDVRHGGISREGNSIEIRGRDAATLEAARRIIADTLPDLQVEQPPGAEPRLVATFKPAALQKVQTDAVKQNITTLHNRVNELGVAEPVIQQQGADRVVVQLPGVQDTAKAKDILGRTATLEMRLVDESAEGRAAEAGGPVPFGSEKFLERDGRPVIVKRQVILTGDSLTDAQPGFDPQTQQPKVDLTVDAKGGRTMRDVSRENLRKRMAIVLFEKGKGEVLTAPVIQAELGNRFQISGSMNVVEANDLALLLRAGSLAAPMEIIEERTIGPSLGAENITKGFHSVMWGFLAIVAFMIVYYHLFGVFSSIALSVNLLLLVAILSMLQATLTLPGIAAVALTLGMAIDANVLINERIREELREGASPQAAIHAGYDRAWATILDSNVTSLIAGLALLAFGSGPVRGFAVVHCIGILTSMFSAVFFSRGLVNWWYGRQKKLKTVSIGTVWRPAPGAVADKQG, encoded by the coding sequence ATGAACCGCTACCCCGTCTGGAAATACATCGTTATCCTCATCACGCTGGTGGTGGGGGGGCTCTACACCTTGCCGAACTTCTTTGGCGAGGCGCCGGCGGTGCAGGTGTCGGCCGCCAAGGCGACCGTGCGGGTGGATGCGGCCACGCTGTCGCGCGTCGAAAGCGTGTTGCAGACGGCTGGGATGACGCCGGAGCGTCTGACCCACGAAGGCAATTCGGTCTGGGCACGTTTCGACACGACCGACACCCAGCTCAAGGCCAAGTACGCGATCGAGCGCGCCCTCAACACCGACCCGGCCGAACCGTCTTACATCGTGGCGTTGAACCTGGTGCCGCGCTCGCCCGCCTGGCTGGCGGCATTCAATGCCAAGCCGATGTATCTGGGGCTGGACCTGCGCGGCGGCGTGCATTTCATGCTGCAGGTCGACATGCGCACGGCCATCACCAAGCGGCTGGACACACTGGCCAACGACATTCGCGTGGCGCTGCGCGAGAAGGACGTGCGCCACGGCGGCATCAGCCGCGAAGGCAACAGCATCGAAATCCGCGGCCGCGATGCCGCCACGCTGGAAGCCGCGCGCCGCATCATTGCCGACACCCTGCCCGATTTGCAGGTCGAGCAGCCACCCGGCGCCGAACCCCGCCTGGTCGCCACCTTCAAACCTGCGGCGCTGCAAAAGGTGCAGACCGACGCCGTCAAGCAGAACATCACCACGCTGCACAACCGCGTCAACGAACTGGGCGTGGCCGAGCCGGTGATCCAGCAGCAGGGTGCCGATCGCGTGGTGGTGCAACTGCCCGGCGTGCAGGACACGGCCAAGGCCAAGGACATCCTCGGCCGCACCGCGACGCTGGAGATGCGCCTGGTGGACGAAAGCGCCGAGGGCCGCGCCGCCGAGGCCGGTGGCCCGGTGCCTTTCGGTTCGGAGAAATTCCTGGAGCGCGACGGCCGCCCGGTGATCGTCAAGCGTCAGGTCATCCTGACCGGCGACAGCCTGACCGACGCGCAGCCCGGCTTCGATCCGCAGACCCAGCAGCCCAAGGTCGACCTGACGGTGGACGCCAAGGGCGGCCGCACCATGCGCGACGTCAGCCGCGAGAACCTCAGAAAGCGCATGGCCATCGTACTGTTCGAAAAAGGCAAGGGCGAGGTTCTGACGGCGCCGGTGATCCAGGCCGAGTTGGGCAACCGCTTTCAGATCTCAGGTTCGATGAACGTGGTCGAGGCCAACGATCTGGCCCTGTTGCTGCGCGCCGGCTCGCTGGCGGCGCCGATGGAGATCATCGAAGAGCGCACCATCGGCCCCAGCCTGGGCGCCGAGAACATCACCAAGGGCTTCCACAGTGTGATGTGGGGTTTTCTGGCGATCGTGGCATTCATGATCGTCTACTACCACCTGTTCGGCGTGTTCTCGTCGATCGCCTTGTCGGTCAACCTGCTGTTGCTGGTGGCCATCCTGTCGATGCTGCAGGCCACCCTCACCTTGCCCGGTATCGCGGCGGTGGCGCTGACGCTGGGCATGGCGATCGACGCCAACGTGCTGATCAACGAGCGCATTCGCGAGGAGCTGCGCGAAGGCGCCTCACCGCAGGCGGCCATCCACGCCGGCTATGACCGCGCCTGGGCCACCATTCTCGACTCCAACGTCACCTCGCTGATCGCTGGCCTGGCCTTGCTGGCGTTTGGCTCCGGCCCGGTGCGCGGCTTCGCGGTAGTGCACTGCATCGGCATCCTGACCTCCATGTTCTCGGCCGTGTTCTTCTCGCGCGGACTGGTCAACTGGTGGTATGGCCGGCAGAAGAAACTCAAGACGGTGTCCATCGGCACCGTGTGGCGTCCCGCCCCCGGGGCGGTGGCGGACAAGCAAGGCTGA
- the secF gene encoding protein translocase subunit SecF: MEFFKIGRDIPFMRYALVFNVISIATFVLAVFFLITRGLHLSVEFTGGTVMEVSYSQPADLTQVRGTVASLGYGDVQVQNFGNARDVLIRLPVQQGKTTAQQSEQVLQALKASAPDVQLRRTEFVGPQVGQELATDGLKALAFVIVGIMIYLSVRFEWKYAVAGIIANLHDVIIIMGFFALFQWEFSLSVLAAILAVLGYSVNESVVIFDRIRENFRRYRKMNTVEIINNSITANISRTIITHGSTQMVVLSMLLFGGETLHYFSVALTIGILFGIYSSVFVAASIAMWLGIRREDLIKTGRKEGDPNDPNTGAVV; this comes from the coding sequence ATGGAATTCTTCAAGATCGGGCGTGACATCCCCTTCATGCGCTATGCGCTGGTGTTCAACGTCATATCGATCGCCACCTTCGTGCTGGCGGTGTTCTTCCTCATCACGCGCGGGTTGCACCTGTCGGTTGAATTCACCGGCGGCACCGTGATGGAAGTCAGTTACAGCCAGCCGGCCGACCTGACCCAGGTGCGCGGCACGGTCGCCTCGCTCGGCTACGGCGATGTGCAGGTGCAGAACTTCGGCAACGCGCGCGACGTGCTGATCCGCCTGCCGGTCCAGCAGGGCAAGACCACCGCGCAGCAAAGCGAGCAGGTGCTGCAGGCGCTGAAGGCGTCGGCACCCGACGTGCAGCTGCGGCGCACCGAGTTCGTCGGCCCGCAGGTGGGGCAGGAGCTGGCCACCGACGGCCTGAAGGCGCTGGCCTTCGTGATCGTCGGCATCATGATCTACCTGTCGGTGCGCTTCGAGTGGAAGTACGCCGTGGCCGGCATCATCGCCAACCTGCACGACGTGATCATCATCATGGGCTTCTTCGCCCTGTTCCAGTGGGAGTTCTCGCTCTCGGTGCTGGCGGCGATCCTGGCGGTGCTCGGCTATTCGGTGAACGAGTCGGTGGTCATCTTCGACCGCATCCGTGAGAACTTCCGGCGCTACCGCAAGATGAACACGGTGGAGATTATCAACAACTCCATCACCGCCAACATCAGCCGCACCATCATCACGCACGGCTCGACGCAGATGGTGGTGTTGTCGATGCTGCTGTTCGGCGGCGAGACGCTGCATTACTTCTCGGTGGCGCTGACCATCGGTATTCTGTTCGGCATTTACTCGTCCGTGTTCGTGGCCGCGTCGATCGCCATGTGGCTGGGCATCCGGCGCGAGGATCTGATCAAGACCGGCCGCAAGGAAGGCGACCCGAACGACCCGAACACCGGCGCGGTGGTTTAG
- a CDS encoding DUF1631 family protein, with amino-acid sequence MVTPLTPPPTEHRIARQVRERFVDALDGLIIELMGRIQGQLAQLAQGGAKGTSLSEMQLALEASASFQRERQAWVAAVRQGWREALNAPRGAGGSLASQKASLGLVDDEIVERKIVASRMGSAVLEAAGAEFNNLRLRIQYLDRTSDLTPRDVLRPEVFAQQLIKAWTGCGLTRPMWALVHLPVQAEMVTRMVAAYQHANAALVEHGVMAEIDLKSLVRRTDGGAAVTGPGAPPEGAWGAAPRGQAGGRTPPAPAATRFDAPMTTASAYGAVADPPEVRASALARAAQETRMLTAATPMARVRQRAQGVLGQLRRLMSERVADFDGTTPPGPPSPQLARALTEVVTPFAVTELLDSRTGAATLPAASVDAVATRLRQRATELKTKADKPSEKAIIEIVALMFQAILAEERIPPTIRVWFARLQIPVLRLALAEPDFFASIEHPARQLIDRMGACALGFDATTITGSRLEREIKRIVQVIEQYPETGRRVYQLVLDEFKKFLGRSLTEGRSAHQMATLAQQVEQKEALAIQYTIELRRMLASLLVADEVREFLFRVWSEVLAMAAVRRGPQADETLRYKQAAADLLWAVSPKSDRAERSRVVQQLSGLLQALRAGMDTLALDPDEQDGHIKRINDAVTQAFVSRDDGLSAERLAELSRSLAGLEDVVTDDAEGDVLLDPGMIELMFGVEGDALEVIAEGGSQPSDGILRWAHELELGAWFALDFQGQVGQVQYVWRSQRGQLHLFSAGGGTSYLVQTRRMASYLQAGLLVPVEDEALTVRATREALGKLNAEPAQLLH; translated from the coding sequence ATGGTCACGCCGCTTACGCCACCACCCACCGAACACCGCATCGCACGCCAAGTGCGAGAGCGCTTTGTGGATGCGCTGGATGGCCTGATCATCGAGTTGATGGGCCGCATCCAAGGACAGCTGGCGCAACTCGCACAGGGTGGCGCGAAGGGCACGAGCCTGTCAGAGATGCAACTGGCGCTGGAGGCCAGTGCCAGTTTCCAGCGCGAACGCCAGGCCTGGGTGGCGGCGGTGCGCCAGGGTTGGCGCGAGGCACTGAACGCGCCGCGCGGCGCCGGCGGATCGCTCGCCAGTCAGAAGGCGTCGCTCGGGCTGGTCGACGACGAAATCGTCGAACGCAAAATCGTCGCATCGCGCATGGGCTCGGCCGTGCTGGAGGCGGCGGGCGCGGAATTCAACAATCTCCGGCTGCGCATTCAGTACCTTGATCGCACCAGCGATCTGACGCCGCGGGACGTGTTGCGACCCGAGGTGTTTGCACAGCAACTGATCAAGGCCTGGACCGGTTGTGGTCTTACCCGGCCCATGTGGGCGCTGGTTCATCTTCCGGTGCAGGCCGAGATGGTGACGCGCATGGTCGCCGCTTATCAGCATGCCAACGCCGCGCTGGTGGAGCACGGCGTGATGGCCGAGATCGACCTCAAGTCCCTGGTGCGGCGCACCGATGGCGGGGCTGCCGTCACGGGGCCGGGCGCGCCGCCCGAGGGCGCCTGGGGCGCGGCACCCCGCGGACAGGCCGGTGGACGCACACCGCCGGCGCCGGCGGCAACGAGATTTGACGCGCCCATGACCACGGCGTCGGCCTACGGCGCCGTGGCCGATCCGCCAGAAGTTCGTGCCTCGGCGCTCGCACGCGCGGCGCAGGAAACCCGCATGCTGACCGCGGCCACCCCGATGGCACGCGTGCGCCAACGGGCGCAAGGCGTGCTGGGGCAATTGCGGCGCTTGATGAGCGAGCGCGTGGCCGATTTCGACGGCACCACGCCGCCAGGGCCGCCATCGCCGCAACTGGCGCGCGCGCTGACCGAGGTGGTGACGCCGTTCGCCGTCACGGAGCTGCTCGATTCGCGCACGGGCGCCGCCACCTTGCCGGCCGCCAGCGTCGACGCGGTGGCCACGCGGCTGCGCCAGCGCGCCACCGAACTCAAGACCAAGGCCGACAAGCCGAGCGAGAAGGCGATCATCGAGATCGTGGCGCTGATGTTCCAGGCCATCCTGGCCGAGGAGCGCATTCCGCCCACGATCCGGGTCTGGTTCGCGCGGCTGCAAATTCCGGTGTTGCGGCTGGCGCTGGCCGAGCCGGATTTCTTCGCCTCGATCGAGCACCCAGCGCGCCAGCTGATCGACCGCATGGGCGCCTGCGCGTTGGGTTTCGACGCCACCACCATCACCGGCAGCCGGCTGGAGCGCGAGATCAAGCGCATCGTGCAGGTGATCGAGCAATATCCCGAAACCGGCCGCCGCGTCTATCAGCTGGTGCTCGACGAGTTCAAGAAATTCCTCGGCCGCTCGCTCACCGAAGGCCGCAGCGCGCATCAGATGGCGACTCTGGCGCAGCAGGTCGAGCAGAAAGAGGCGCTGGCCATCCAGTACACCATCGAGCTGCGGCGCATGCTGGCGTCGTTGCTGGTGGCCGACGAGGTGCGCGAATTCCTGTTCCGCGTCTGGTCCGAGGTATTGGCCATGGCGGCGGTGCGCCGCGGCCCGCAGGCGGACGAAACCTTGCGCTACAAGCAGGCCGCTGCCGATTTGCTGTGGGCCGTCAGCCCCAAGTCCGACCGCGCCGAGCGCAGCCGCGTGGTGCAACAGCTGTCGGGCTTGCTGCAGGCGCTGCGCGCCGGCATGGACACGCTGGCGCTTGATCCCGACGAGCAGGACGGCCACATCAAGCGCATCAACGACGCCGTGACGCAGGCCTTTGTCTCGCGCGACGACGGCTTGTCGGCCGAGCGGCTGGCCGAGCTGTCGCGCAGCCTGGCCGGTCTGGAAGATGTGGTGACCGACGATGCCGAGGGCGATGTGCTGCTCGATCCCGGCATGATCGAGCTGATGTTCGGCGTCGAAGGCGACGCGCTGGAGGTCATCGCCGAAGGCGGGTCGCAGCCCAGCGACGGCATCCTGCGCTGGGCCCATGAGCTGGAGCTGGGGGCTTGGTTTGCGCTCGACTTCCAGGGTCAAGTCGGCCAAGTGCAGTACGTGTGGCGCAGCCAGCGCGGCCAGCTGCATCTGTTCTCGGCCGGTGGCGGCACGAGCTACCTGGTGCAGACGCGGCGCATGGCGTCTTATCTGCAGGCTGGGCTGCTGGTGCCAGTGGAGGACGAAGCGCTCACGGTGCGCGCCACGCGCGAGGCCTTGGGCAAGCTCAACGCCGAGCCCGCTCAATTGCTACACTAG
- a CDS encoding DUF494 family protein — protein MYQVLVYVYENYGGGAETPDRHRLGMRLSSAGFERDEIQQALHWLDGLDSAAHAICIAPKHDVPHAAAPVWAASPDSLRIYSPLEMAHLGREGIACLKFLEDAGALSAELREVVIDRALAASESPIDLEDLKIIIMMVYWRVDANPGLLVLDELSDDTRHRIAH, from the coding sequence ATGTACCAAGTGCTGGTCTATGTGTACGAGAACTACGGCGGCGGCGCGGAAACGCCCGACCGTCACCGGCTGGGCATGCGGCTGTCGAGCGCCGGCTTCGAGCGCGACGAAATCCAGCAAGCCCTGCACTGGCTCGACGGCCTGGACAGTGCTGCCCACGCCATCTGCATCGCGCCGAAGCATGATGTGCCCCATGCCGCCGCACCCGTTTGGGCCGCCTCACCCGACAGCCTGCGCATTTACAGCCCGCTGGAGATGGCGCACCTGGGCCGCGAGGGCATTGCTTGCCTGAAGTTTCTGGAAGATGCGGGCGCGCTGTCGGCGGAGTTGCGCGAGGTCGTGATCGACCGCGCGCTGGCGGCATCCGAATCGCCGATCGACCTGGAAGATCTGAAGATCATCATCATGATGGTGTACTGGCGCGTCGACGCCAACCCCGGCCTTCTGGTGCTTGACGAACTGTCCGACGACACCCGGCACCGAATCGCTCATTGA
- the dprA gene encoding DNA-processing protein DprA: MDRPELEAWLRLTLTPGIGSDTARRLLAAFGLPQAIFEQPSAALRELVGPAQASALLTAPEPLAAQLQATQGWLAAAGDDAPRAIVTLGDAAYPYSLLAIEDPPCVLYTVGHLLRRDSKPKAALALAEPARAASETIANGWPQRALAMVGSRNPTPQGAQNARQFARALAGSGVTIVSGLALGIDAAAHEGALDSSPSGVLATIAVIGTGIDRVYPRQHRELAHRIAARGLIVSEYPIGTPPLAHNFPRRNRLIAGLAQGTLVVEAALQSGSLITARLAGEQGKEVFAIPGSIHSPQSRGCHALIRQGAKLVETAEDVLEELRWPGAVVAARHAAAAADPAPESSPSDPGHALLQALGADPVGLDALLARTGLDTPTLQARLLALELDGRVGRLPGGLFQRLGAG; encoded by the coding sequence ATGGATCGCCCCGAACTCGAAGCGTGGCTGCGCCTGACGCTGACGCCTGGCATCGGCAGCGATACGGCGCGGCGTCTGCTGGCCGCCTTCGGTCTGCCGCAGGCGATCTTCGAGCAACCCAGCGCCGCGCTGCGTGAGCTGGTGGGGCCGGCGCAGGCCAGCGCCTTGCTGACGGCGCCCGAGCCGCTGGCGGCCCAACTGCAGGCCACGCAAGGCTGGCTGGCGGCCGCCGGGGACGATGCACCGCGCGCCATCGTGACCCTGGGCGACGCCGCCTACCCATACAGCCTGCTGGCCATCGAAGACCCGCCGTGCGTGCTCTACACCGTCGGCCATCTACTCCGCCGCGATTCCAAGCCAAAAGCGGCACTGGCGCTTGCTGAACCAGCGCGAGCAGCTTCTGAAACGATAGCAAACGGCTGGCCACAGCGCGCGCTGGCCATGGTCGGCAGCCGCAACCCGACGCCCCAGGGGGCGCAGAACGCGCGTCAATTCGCGCGCGCGCTGGCGGGCAGTGGCGTCACCATCGTCTCAGGGCTGGCGCTGGGCATCGACGCGGCGGCGCACGAAGGCGCGCTGGACAGTTCACCGTCCGGCGTGCTGGCCACCATCGCCGTCATCGGCACCGGCATCGACCGCGTGTACCCGCGCCAGCACCGCGAACTGGCGCACCGCATCGCCGCGCGCGGCCTGATCGTGAGCGAATACCCCATCGGCACACCGCCGCTGGCGCACAACTTTCCACGCCGCAACCGGCTGATCGCCGGCCTGGCCCAAGGCACGCTGGTGGTCGAGGCAGCGCTGCAGTCGGGCTCGCTCATCACCGCGCGGCTGGCGGGCGAGCAGGGCAAGGAGGTGTTTGCCATTCCCGGCTCGATCCACAGCCCGCAGTCGCGCGGCTGCCACGCGCTGATCCGCCAGGGCGCCAAACTGGTCGAGACGGCCGAAGACGTGCTGGAAGAACTGCGCTGGCCCGGCGCCGTGGTGGCCGCGCGGCACGCAGCGGCCGCCGCCGATCCCGCGCCCGAGAGCAGCCCGAGCGACCCCGGCCATGCCCTGTTGCAAGCGCTCGGCGCCGACCCGGTCGGCCTGGATGCGCTGCTGGCGCGCACCGGGCTGGATACGCCCACGCTGCAGGCGCGGCTGCTGGCGCTGGAGCTGGATGGGCGGGTCGGCCGCCTGCCCGGCGGCTTGTTTCAGCGCCTCGGCGCGGGCTGA
- a CDS encoding LysM peptidoglycan-binding domain-containing protein, whose protein sequence is MKHSFPGATRALAAPLGLLAAALLAAQPASAQQPVTPAQRGVAQQVATQGVPLSALSPNAPEEYTVRRGDTLWRISGMFLKTPWRWPELWGMNLKDIRNPHLIYPGQHLYLVREGGRAFLRTGRADGQPGATVRVSPRNRVEMLGTGPLPTLEPHLIEPFLAEPLVVDDDTFQRAPRIVALANQNRVLVAKGDRAYVRGPADAPLLAAPGLPTDFRVFRTATPLKDPITGEILGYEGQYVGQAALVHGESEAEETVKSGFSLGSSTEQKVLPVPATVDITSSKEEMRAGDRLLPEPPREFRNYTPHAPDLPIEARVVSVHGNALRYAGQNQIVVINKGLRDGVENGHVLAILSTGPQIRDKTDKSRDTIKLPDERNGIAMVFRPFERVSYALVMQITSPVQVGDKLINPH, encoded by the coding sequence ATGAAACACTCTTTTCCTGGCGCCACGCGCGCCCTGGCCGCACCCCTCGGGCTGCTGGCGGCCGCTCTTCTGGCCGCGCAGCCGGCCAGCGCACAACAACCCGTGACTCCCGCGCAGCGCGGCGTCGCGCAGCAGGTGGCCACGCAAGGCGTGCCCCTGTCGGCGCTGTCGCCCAACGCGCCTGAGGAGTACACGGTGCGCCGTGGCGACACGCTGTGGCGCATCTCCGGCATGTTCCTGAAAACGCCCTGGCGCTGGCCCGAGCTGTGGGGCATGAACCTCAAGGACATCCGCAATCCGCACCTGATCTACCCGGGCCAGCACCTGTACCTGGTGCGCGAGGGCGGCCGCGCCTTCCTGCGCACCGGCCGCGCAGACGGCCAGCCGGGCGCCACCGTCCGCGTGTCGCCGCGCAACCGCGTCGAGATGCTGGGCACCGGCCCGCTGCCCACGCTGGAGCCGCACCTGATCGAGCCCTTCCTGGCCGAACCGCTGGTGGTCGATGACGACACCTTCCAGCGCGCACCGCGCATCGTGGCGCTGGCCAACCAGAATCGCGTGCTGGTGGCCAAGGGCGACCGCGCCTACGTGCGCGGCCCGGCGGATGCGCCGCTGCTGGCGGCGCCCGGCCTGCCGACCGATTTCCGCGTGTTCCGCACCGCCACGCCGCTGAAGGACCCGATCACCGGCGAAATCCTGGGCTATGAAGGCCAATACGTCGGCCAAGCGGCGCTGGTGCACGGCGAGAGCGAGGCGGAAGAAACCGTCAAGTCCGGCTTCAGCCTGGGCAGCAGCACCGAGCAGAAGGTGCTGCCGGTGCCGGCCACGGTCGACATCACCAGCAGCAAGGAAGAAATGCGCGCTGGCGACCGCCTGCTGCCCGAGCCGCCGCGCGAGTTCCGCAACTACACCCCGCACGCGCCCGACCTGCCGATCGAGGCGCGCGTGGTTTCGGTGCACGGCAACGCCCTACGCTATGCCGGCCAGAACCAGATCGTGGTGATCAACAAAGGCCTGCGCGACGGCGTCGAGAATGGCCATGTGCTGGCCATTCTGTCGACCGGCCCGCAAATCCGCGACAAGACCGACAAGTCGCGCGACACCATCAAGCTGCCCGACGAGCGCAACGGCATTGCCATGGTGTTCCGCCCCTTCGAGCGCGTGTCGTACGCGCTGGTGATGCAAATCACCAGCCCGGTGCAGGTGGGCGACAAGCTCATCAACCCCCACTGA
- the def gene encoding peptide deformylase, whose amino-acid sequence MALLPILRYPDARLHKLAQPVQAVDARLRQLIGDMFETMYDAKGIGLAATQVDVHQRLIVIDISEERNERVVLINPELLWASGERVKGDEGCLSVPGIYDGVERAERVRVRALDEHGTAREIEADGLLAVCIQHEMDHLMGKVFVEYLSPLKQGRIKTKLQKAERQDKADKAREPA is encoded by the coding sequence ATGGCTCTGCTCCCCATTCTCCGCTACCCCGACGCCCGGCTGCACAAGCTCGCCCAGCCCGTGCAGGCGGTCGATGCGCGCCTGCGCCAGCTGATCGGTGACATGTTCGAGACCATGTACGACGCCAAGGGCATCGGCTTGGCCGCCACCCAGGTCGACGTGCACCAGCGCCTGATCGTCATCGATATCTCCGAGGAACGCAATGAGCGCGTGGTGCTGATCAACCCCGAGCTGCTGTGGGCCAGCGGAGAGCGCGTCAAGGGCGACGAGGGCTGTCTGTCGGTGCCTGGCATCTACGACGGCGTCGAGCGCGCCGAGCGCGTCAGGGTGCGCGCCCTCGATGAACATGGCACGGCGCGCGAGATCGAGGCCGACGGCCTGCTGGCCGTCTGCATCCAGCACGAGATGGACCACCTGATGGGCAAGGTCTTCGTCGAATACCTGTCGCCCCTCAAGCAGGGCCGCATCAAGACCAAGTTGCAAAAGGCCGAGCGGCAAGATAAGGCAGACAAGGCCAGGGAGCCCGCTTGA
- the fmt gene encoding methionyl-tRNA formyltransferase: MKVAFAGTPEFARVALAQLLAAGFKVPLVLTQPDRPAGRGMKLQASPVKQAALDHGIAVAQPRSLRLDGKYPDDAAAAQAALQAAAPDVLVVAAYGLILPQWVLALPRQGCLNIHASVLPRWRGAAPIHRAIEAGDAETGVTIMQMDAGLDTGGMLLLEKWPIGPSATTATLHADLAALGGRLIVETLEMAACGGLRAEPQPAEGVTYAHKIEKHEAAIDWSQPAAVIERRIRAFDPFPGASSTLGGETIKLWRSELDSCSRLPDVRHGQILSINDEGITVACGDGALRLTELQRPGGKRLPARDFLRGFALQPGQRLGAGTGAAA, from the coding sequence ATGAAAGTCGCCTTTGCCGGCACCCCCGAATTTGCCCGTGTCGCGCTGGCCCAGCTGCTGGCGGCGGGGTTCAAGGTGCCGCTGGTGCTGACCCAGCCCGACCGTCCGGCCGGCCGCGGCATGAAGCTGCAGGCCTCGCCCGTCAAGCAAGCGGCGCTTGACCACGGCATTGCAGTCGCCCAGCCGCGCAGCTTGCGCTTGGACGGCAAATACCCCGATGACGCCGCCGCCGCGCAGGCCGCGCTCCAAGCCGCCGCGCCCGACGTGCTGGTGGTCGCCGCCTACGGCCTGATCTTGCCGCAGTGGGTGCTGGCGCTGCCGCGCCAGGGGTGTCTGAACATCCACGCCTCCGTGCTGCCGCGTTGGCGCGGCGCCGCCCCGATCCACCGCGCCATCGAGGCGGGCGACGCCGAAACCGGCGTCACCATCATGCAGATGGACGCCGGCCTGGACACCGGCGGCATGCTGCTGCTCGAAAAGTGGCCCATCGGCCCGAGCGCGACCACCGCCACGCTGCACGCTGACCTGGCCGCGCTGGGCGGCCGCCTGATCGTCGAAACACTGGAAATGGCGGCCTGCGGCGGCCTGCGCGCCGAGCCGCAGCCGGCCGAGGGTGTCACCTATGCCCACAAGATCGAGAAGCACGAAGCCGCCATCGACTGGTCGCAGCCGGCGGCGGTGATCGAGCGCCGCATCCGCGCCTTCGATCCCTTCCCCGGCGCCAGCAGTACGCTGGGCGGCGAAACCATCAAACTCTGGCGCTCCGAACTTGATAGCTGTTCGCGCTTGCCAGACGTGCGCCACGGCCAGATTTTGTCTATAAACGACGAGGGCATCACGGTGGCCTGCGGCGATGGCGCGCTGCGCCTGACCGAGCTGCAGCGCCCTGGCGGCAAGCGGTTGCCGGCGCGCGACTTCCTGCGCGGCTTTGCGCTGCAGCCCGGCCAGCGGCTGGGCGCCGGCACGGGCGCCGCCGCATGA
- a CDS encoding AzlC family ABC transporter permease, whose product MAGISVGLTAWSFMTGVAMIKSGMTITEAVLMSLLVFAGSAQLAVIPLLAAGAPLWVMLATAFCVNLRFVVFSLHLRDYFMFLPRYRRLWLGYFTGDVTYVLYTRRFPKPAQTDTQRRAHMAYLWGGNCCNWMFWQTFSMLGIFLGAALPARWGLEFAGTLALLAVTCSLAATRMRALSAVLAAAAAVALFGLPYRLNIVAAIVIAVVLCLMIEPAVRPPDEGERRHA is encoded by the coding sequence ATGGCGGGCATTTCGGTCGGCCTGACCGCCTGGTCCTTCATGACCGGCGTGGCCATGATCAAGAGCGGCATGACGATCACCGAGGCGGTGCTCATGTCGCTGCTGGTGTTTGCCGGCAGCGCCCAGCTGGCGGTGATCCCGCTGCTGGCGGCCGGTGCGCCGCTGTGGGTCATGCTGGCCACGGCGTTTTGCGTCAACCTGCGATTTGTCGTCTTCAGCCTGCATTTGCGCGACTACTTCATGTTTCTGCCGCGATATCGACGTTTGTGGCTCGGCTACTTCACAGGCGACGTGACCTATGTGCTGTACACGCGGCGCTTTCCCAAGCCGGCGCAGACCGACACCCAGCGCCGCGCGCACATGGCCTACCTGTGGGGCGGCAACTGCTGCAACTGGATGTTCTGGCAAACCTTCAGCATGCTCGGCATCTTTTTGGGCGCGGCGCTGCCGGCACGCTGGGGCTTGGAGTTCGCGGGCACGCTGGCGCTGCTGGCCGTGACCTGCTCGCTGGCGGCCACGCGCATGCGCGCGCTATCGGCCGTGCTGGCCGCCGCCGCGGCCGTGGCGCTGTTCGGTCTGCCTTACCGGCTCAACATCGTCGCCGCCATCGTCATCGCGGTGGTGCTGTGCCTGATGATCGAGCCGGCGGTGCGCCCCCCGGACGAAGGGGAGCGCCGGCATGCATGA